The Flammeovirga agarivorans DNA window GCATGCTATGAATTACAGCACCAGCTCCTAAAAATAAACCTGCTTTAAAAAAAGCATGTGTTACTAAATGAAAGCCTGCATTTTCTGGATCACCTACTCCAATAGCCAACATCATATAACCTAATTGGGATATGGTAGAGAATGCTAATACTTTCTTAATATCGTATTGTGTTACCGCTGCATAGGCACCAATAAGTGCTGTGATTCCTCCTATCGAGGCTATGATTAATAAGGTCTCTTCCGGTAAAAAGAAAAAGCAACGAATTAATAGATAGATTCCTGCTGCGACCATTGTTGCTGCGTGGATTAATGCAGAAACTGGTGTTGGCCCTTGCATCGCATCCGGCAACCATACTGAAAATGGTATTTGGGCAGATTTACCCATAGCCGCTAATACTACACCTATTGAAGCAATAAAAATTAATGGATCGTTAAAATATTCAGAACTAAATTGAGCTGAAATATCATGAATACTCAATGTATCAAAAACAGAATACAAGCATAAGATTGCAACCATAAAGCCTGCATCTCCAATTCTATTGATTACAAAAGCTTTCTTCGCTGCAGATATTGCTTCTTTCTTATGTCTCCAAAAACCAATCAGCATATATGAGCAGAAACCTACTAATTCCCAAAATAAATAAAGGAACACTAGGTGATCACTTATAAGCACACCAAACATGGAAAAAGTAAACCCTCCTAACAGAGCATAATATCTCTTAAGTTGAGGATCTCCTTGCATGTATGCAGAAGAAAATACATGAACAGCTAAAGAAATCGCACTTACCATTGCGATCAATAAAGCGGAAAAATTATCAATAGAGAAGGTCACACTAAAATTATGGTCACCTATACGCAACCAATCTAGTGTATATCCTACTGTTTCTCCTCCCCAAGAAGTAAAAAAGAAAAGAGTACTACACAAGAAACTTAAGAACATAAACGATGTTCCAATTTTATCTACATGTTTATTACTTTTCCATACAGTTAAAAAAACACTGCTAATTAACGGAGAAGTTACAGCAACTAAAGTTATGAAAGTATAAAAACTCAATGCAAAAATTTGGTTAGTTCAGTTTGCACTAATATTATTCTTCTTTTAACTGATTGACTTGATGTAAATCAACAGTTCTAAAGAATTGAAACAATTTAATAATTAATGCTAAGGCAACACTCACTTCTGCTGCAGCAATCACAATTACAAAAATTGCAAATGCATTTCCATCCATCAAAGAAGGATCTTGCATAGAAAAAGCAACTAAATTTACATTTGCTGCATTTAGCATCAATTCCACACCCATCAAGGCAACAATAGCACTTCGTTTGGTTAACGCGATGGATAAACCAATACTAAATAAGAAGGCTGATGCTAACATGTAGTACGAGAATGGTATCATAAGTTTGTATTGTTTCTAAAGGCAAATATGACCCTAATAATATGAGAATTCAAATAAATGATGGTATTCGTGACAATATTTCTTCTTTTTCCACCTCTTTTATTGATATTTTACTAATTATCATTCCTTCATCTACCTGACTCACTTTTTTTTGATGATCGACAGTCAAACAACCAATCGGAGAACATATCCCATCGTAAGTTGCTGCATCTTCATCATTCAACACA harbors:
- a CDS encoding NADH-quinone oxidoreductase subunit 5 family protein yields the protein MSFYTFITLVAVTSPLISSVFLTVWKSNKHVDKIGTSFMFLSFLCSTLFFFTSWGGETVGYTLDWLRIGDHNFSVTFSIDNFSALLIAMVSAISLAVHVFSSAYMQGDPQLKRYYALLGGFTFSMFGVLISDHLVFLYLFWELVGFCSYMLIGFWRHKKEAISAAKKAFVINRIGDAGFMVAILCLYSVFDTLSIHDISAQFSSEYFNDPLIFIASIGVVLAAMGKSAQIPFSVWLPDAMQGPTPVSALIHAATMVAAGIYLLIRCFFFLPEETLLIIASIGGITALIGAYAAVTQYDIKKVLAFSTISQLGYMMLAIGVGDPENAGFHLVTHAFFKAGLFLGAGAVIHSMHQVSCDICKGFDAQDIRWMGELRKYMPKTFIGFVICLAGLSGIPFTSGFLSKDAILSSALLRMNDGGAWIIVGVFGFAAAILTAFYCLRLLYHVFIKDLGIANHKVCQDCLVLPKEVPTRMNVPVIILACCSFWFVYTLNPFDTAGSWLQEGLSIVTLDHHSVHFIGLILSLLMVAVGLLSAYFIYFKGVDSSFKKKIKSKFFYRLSYEFFYLNNLYKAGVKSLLFTSRKLESIPHADEHFVNLAIGTSEVVRGFDDKVIDFFVKVFAVGNVVIGHVLAWFDKYIVDGIVKLFTLFMKLLGDIFRKPQGERSQSMIAWSILFIVLVLVFLI
- the nuoK gene encoding NADH-quinone oxidoreductase subunit NuoK, producing the protein MIPFSYYMLASAFLFSIGLSIALTKRSAIVALMGVELMLNAANVNLVAFSMQDPSLMDGNAFAIFVIVIAAAEVSVALALIIKLFQFFRTVDLHQVNQLKEE